In a genomic window of bacterium BMS3Abin11:
- the rsfS gene encoding ribosomal silencing factor RsfS, giving the protein MTPEQVRDTAVAGLEEAKVQDIKVMDVRGLTDITDFMILATGTSSRHVNAIADKLVDYMKDHGHRPLGVEGQEEAEWVLVDLNDVITHIMQTDARVFYDLEKLWGEELRQIVEKSREG; this is encoded by the coding sequence ATGACACCCGAACAGGTAAGGGATACCGCTGTAGCCGGGCTGGAAGAAGCCAAGGTACAGGATATCAAGGTGATGGATGTTAGGGGGCTGACCGATATTACCGATTTTATGATACTGGCGACCGGCACGTCGTCCCGTCACGTCAATGCCATCGCTGACAAGCTGGTTGATTACATGAAAGATCATGGCCATCGTCCACTCGGTGTAGAAGGGCAGGAAGAGGCGGAATGGGTATTGGTTGATCTGAATGATGTCATCACTCATATCATGCAGACGGATGCCCGTGTATTTTATGATCTGGAAAAGCTGTGGGGCGAAGAACTGCGCCAGATCGTCGAGAAAAGCAGGGAAGGCTGA